A portion of the Streptomyces coeruleoprunus genome contains these proteins:
- a CDS encoding spermidine/putrescine ABC transporter substrate-binding protein: MEQYQPDSLSAAQLAAMRRSLTNGRAALTRRSLLRASGVGALTLGGVAGLSACGIPPAKREGQGPASTDHSAKEKRLSFSNWTQYIDISEDEKHRPTLEAFTKRTGIKVKYTEDINDNVEFFGKIKPQLAAGQDTGRDLICVTDWLAARIIRLGWAQKLDPANLPNAYANLAPQFRRPDWDPGRAYSYPWTGISTVIAYNVKATGGRKVDSVTQLLDDPKLKGRVAFLSEMRDSIGMTLLDMGKDPGKVTTADFDAALGRLQKGVDTKQIRRFTGNDYTADLSKGDLAACLAWAGDLIQLQADNPDIKFAIPAAGYMTSTDNLLVPAKARHKTNAEKLIDYYYEPPVAAQLAAYINYVCPVDGVREELAKIDPALAANTLILPDRAMAAKSHAFRSLGADEETAFEEKFAKLIGA; this comes from the coding sequence ATGGAGCAGTACCAGCCCGACAGCCTCTCCGCGGCACAACTGGCCGCGATGCGGCGCAGCCTGACGAACGGCAGGGCAGCCCTCACCCGCCGTTCCCTGCTGCGCGCCTCGGGCGTCGGCGCGCTCACCCTCGGCGGCGTCGCCGGGCTGAGCGCCTGCGGGATCCCGCCCGCCAAGCGGGAGGGCCAGGGCCCCGCCTCCACCGACCACTCCGCCAAGGAGAAGCGGCTCAGCTTCTCCAACTGGACGCAGTACATCGACATCAGCGAGGACGAGAAGCACCGCCCCACCCTGGAGGCGTTCACCAAGCGCACCGGCATCAAGGTCAAGTACACCGAGGACATCAACGACAACGTCGAGTTCTTCGGCAAGATCAAGCCGCAGCTCGCCGCCGGCCAGGACACCGGACGCGACCTGATCTGCGTCACCGACTGGCTCGCCGCCCGCATCATCCGCCTCGGCTGGGCCCAGAAGCTCGACCCGGCCAACCTCCCGAACGCGTACGCCAACCTGGCCCCGCAGTTCCGCCGCCCCGACTGGGACCCCGGCCGCGCCTACTCCTACCCGTGGACCGGCATCTCCACCGTCATCGCCTACAACGTCAAGGCCACCGGCGGCCGCAAGGTCGACTCCGTCACCCAGCTGCTCGACGACCCCAAGCTCAAGGGCCGCGTCGCGTTCCTCTCCGAGATGCGCGACTCCATCGGCATGACCCTCCTCGACATGGGCAAGGACCCCGGCAAGGTCACCACCGCCGACTTCGACGCCGCGCTCGGCCGCCTCCAGAAGGGCGTCGACACCAAGCAGATCCGCCGCTTCACCGGCAACGACTACACCGCCGACCTCAGCAAGGGCGACCTCGCGGCGTGCCTCGCCTGGGCCGGCGACCTCATCCAGCTCCAGGCCGACAACCCGGACATCAAGTTCGCCATCCCCGCCGCCGGCTACATGACCTCCACCGACAACCTGCTGGTCCCCGCCAAGGCACGGCACAAGACCAACGCCGAGAAGCTCATCGACTACTACTACGAGCCGCCGGTCGCCGCGCAGCTCGCCGCGTACATCAACTACGTGTGTCCCGTCGACGGCGTGCGCGAGGAACTCGCGAAGATCGACCCGGCGCTCGCAGCGAACACGCTGATCCTCCCGGACCGGGCCATGGCCGCGAAGTCGCACGCCTTCCGCTCGCTCGGCGCCGACGAGGAGACGGCCTTCGAGGAGAAGTTCGCCAAGCTCATCGGTGCCTGA